The following DNA comes from Anopheles coustani chromosome 2, idAnoCousDA_361_x.2, whole genome shotgun sequence.
CTCATCGAGTGGTGATAGTGATTCGGACGACGATGAAGAAGGAAGTGATTCGgacggtgaagaaggaggtgCAAAGAAGCAGGATGCTATCATTGACAATACCGAAACTAACCTGATCGCCCTGCGACGTACGATCTACCTGACGATTCACTCTAGTTTGGATTATGAAGAGTGTGCCCATAAGTTGATGAAGATGGAGTTGAAACCGGGACAAGAACAAGAGCTTTGTCACATGTTTCTTGATTGCTGCGCCGAGCAGCGCACATACGAAAAATTCTACGGTCTGTTGGCGCAACGGTTTTGTATGATCAACAAAATCTATATTGGCCCGTTTGAGCAGATCTTTCAGGACACTTACTCTACGACACACCGTCTCGACACGAATCGTTTACGCAACGTGAGCAAATTCTTTGCCCACCTCCTGTTTACCGACTCCATCGGTTGGGATTCGCTGCAGTGTATACGGTTGAACGAAGAGGATACGACCAGCTCTAGTcgtattttcattaaaattctcTTCCAAGAATTGGCCGAGTATATGGGACTGGTAAAGTTGAGTGCCCGTCTCAAGGATCCAACCCTTCAAGAACCCTTCTCGGGGCTTTTCCCGCGAGACAATCCCAAAAATACCCGCTTTGCCATCAACTTCTTTACGTCCATCGGCCTTGGCGGGCTGACGGATGAATTACGTGATTTTCTGAAGCATGCACCAAAACCGGTCATCCAACCGCTGCCGGCGGCTCCAGCAGTTTCAGGCAAGACGAAGGACTCGAATAGTTCCGATAGTTCCGACAGCTCGgattcttcttcctcttcgtcggattcgtcctcgtcgtcttcGAGCGACTCTGACTCGGACAGCAGCAGTTCGGATTCTGATAGTGCACGAAAAAGGAGGCAAAAGAAGAAGGATAAATCTTCAAAAACTGGCAAACACCAGAAGCAAAAAGAAGGCAACACAAAAAAGGACTCATCGAAGTCAAAACACAGTCAGCAAAAGGAATCCAAGAAAACGGATGGAAACCGGTATGACAAAGAAGACAAAAAACGTACCGAGGTCAAACGGAGCGAACGTGAAGCGCAACACGTAGAACGCCAACGAGGACGGCATGACGAACGCGAGCGCGAACGTGGGTATGGTGGACACGGGGATCCTTATGCAAGACGGCACGAAGAGAACAGAAGGGATGAATACCGCGAAAGAGACCACCGCCAGCACGATCGCAACCGCCAACACGATCGCCATCGTGAGCAGCGTGGGAAGGAACGTGATGATTATTATGATCAACGTAACGATCGACGTTAGATTCACCCTGATCCATTGTTCTAGCGCGTACGGTTCGTATTTACATGCTgcatatgaaataaaaacttaattttattcaattttgtgAAGCGATGTTGCTGGCTTACTTTATTTCCTATATTAGAATCATATATTTTGTGTGGAATTAGTGCAACAAACCGAACCTTGCAGAAAAAACGTATTCATAATATAGTaactttgttttgtatttggttcaatttacattaatttaaaaagaataaaggaaaagtaatttttcaaGCGGATGGAGCAGTATTTACATAAAGTGACAAGGCAGGAACTCTatcaggaaaaacaaaaatagtatAACAAACCCATCTTGGGTAGTCGAGCTGAACCTCATGCCGATACAGTTACCAGAAAGGACACCAGCCAATGTAGCACTGGCAGAGGTTTTCGTTACTTGTAGCTTGCTGAATGAGCAGATCAATCTGCCGATTGACGGCCACTGGTTCGGGTTTGCCGAAGTCTTTACCAGTCAACTTATCCTTCACCCGGTCAACGATCGCGCGTGCTTTCTTGTTCGTCACATCTACCGGATTTTGCTGCGCTGCCGTATTTCCATCCGGCACGTCTCCTCCGCCAACCGCAGGGACAGCACCACCACTGGTGGTTGCCTGCACACCATCCGGGTTGGGGACCGGAACGGTAGCTACGGCTCCTCTGGCCGCAGCATTGATTGCGGTACCCTGTTGTTGCGCctgcccaccaccaccattcccACCGACGGTCATGTTCATCATACCTGCATTCAGCTCATTCATCCGGGCGTCGCGTCGGGCATTATAGCTCAGTATCGAGTCGTCATCCATGCTTCCCGATGCGCCTTCCATGTCCCCTGCATTCTTCGACCGGCGCAGGCGATCCGCCTCGACCAGTCGCCAGTTCAGCAGCGGGTCGTACACGAACGCTTCCAGTACCGCCATTAGACTGTCCTTGTTACGTCTCAGCACGTGCATGACGCTTTCGCACGTGCGCCGGTACGTTCCCTCAATGCCCGTCACTTCCATCGCGTTGATCAGCATGCGCGTTAGACGGAAGGGAATTTTCTCCGGGAACTTTTCTCGCGTCATCGCAACCTGTTGGAATATAGATACGCTTCAATGAATAGGCCTTTAGCCGCCTTTACTTACCCCGGGGTACTTGCCTCGAAACAATCGCCAAAGTCAATGTGCAGAATTTTTCCACTCAGCCGATCCAACATCAGATTCGATGGGTGGCGATCGCCAAGGCCGAGAATGTAGCCAACCATCGACATCACCGCTAGCGAGCGAATGTAGTTGGTGCGCCGATCGAACCACACCTCCGACGAGGGGCTCTTGAGCCACAGCAGCTTTGCCAGATCGTCGCCCTTCGTCTGCTCGAGCGCATGCTCAAACACTTCCACTTTCTGCATTAGCGTGAGATGATCGTAGTCCGGTGCCATTCGCAGCATTATCCGGTGTTCGATGTTGAGCATCGTCTTCTTCGAATCACGATACTCTCGAATCAACTTGTGCAGTGTGTCGCAGTTCGGCACCCAACCGATCAGGCCCGAGTTGGTGCTGAGCGGAATGACGGCGTACCGCTGGATGGTGAGATTACGACGAAACGTATCTCGATCGTTCAGCAGCAGTGTATTGACCAAACCGAACAGCTGCATGACGCGTTCGTCCTGGCGTAAGTCCTCGTGACCCTTCAGCAGGAACATGTAGTTCTTACCGTTCGAACCGCGAATGGTAAGCTTGCGGGGACGCTGCTTAGAGCTTATGATCGAGAGGTTCGGATCGATGCTCGCAATACAAATCAGATTCTGACCCGGCGTGTAGCTGCCCGGTACGGCCAGCTCCAAGTTGCGACACGCTAACAGCTTCGGACTGACGTACTGCAGCTCGAGCGAGGTCAGTTGCACCAGTTGACGGGAGATGCGCCGGAAGACGTGGTAGTACAGATCCCACGCTTGATTCAAATCATGGATGTTTCGAgaattctataaaaaaaaggaggtGGGAGGAGCGATTAATCAGCTGCAGATTCGCGAAGCTACCTACGAGTTACCTACCTtgtaatgtttgcaccattccTGCGCCTCCGTTAGATCGCGCCCGTACGCCTGATTGAACGACGATTCCTTCAGAGTCTGCGGTCCCCGCTGGAGCATTGCGTGCAGGGGTTCGAGGATCGCCAACATTCCCGCCACATTGTGGTCACCAAAGTACAGGCGAGATGCTTCCTCTAGCCCTTCGTGCCACTGTTCGTGCCATAGGATGGCAACACGGATGAGCTCTTCGCTGATAAGCAGCACCTGGTTGACGAGCGTCGATGAATGCTCGCACATGTTGGTGAGGATTTTGTGAGCCGCTTGTTTACGGGTTCCGGGAGCCGACTTGGAAGCCACGGTCAGCGGGTAAACCAGAGCCTGCGGGTGCGTTTTGCCAATCTCGGTTAGCAGGTAGTGGATTAGTTGACCGACAAGGTTGCGTGGTGTGTCGATGCGGGCAATCAGCTGCGGGATCACCTGCAACCAGGTATTCTTATCGATCACCCGCATTCCCTCGACGAGCGCTTCGTACACTTCCTCGTACTGCGCATGGTCAAACCAAAGCGTCAACAGCCGGAGCGTGTCCTGCAGCGAGTTGCCCTGCGACAGGTTGATCGACTGGAAGAAGCCGCGCACTGCCGGGACGGCGTAGTGTTTGATCATGGTCCGCTCTGCCGCACTGCCCGGGTTTTTGGTGAACTCGTCCTGTTGTTTTTTCGTCTGCACCACTTCGAAGTTCATGTACGCCCAGTTGTGCCACGCCTTGTACCAGTTCGGGTCGTGCTTGGTCGCACGTCCATAGCACGACAGCACGCTGTTAATCGTCTGCGAATCCTTCATTCCACCCTCGGCGCTACTCTGCCAGAGACCCAGCTTGAGGTAGCAGCGCGCCaacagtcttcgattttcgtCCTTCAGCTCCTCCGGAGCACCTGGGCTAGCGGCCGCGAATCCCGTGTGTGGCACGAATGATGATACGAACCGGTTGAGATGATCGTACGCTTCCTTCACGTACCCTGCCATGTGCAGGTGCTTGGTGTACGCGAACGTGACGTGCGGTTTGTCAATGGGCAGCGCTTGGTTGAGCTTCTGCATCGGATCGTATTCGAGCAGCATGACGAGTGTCTTCTCGGACAACTTTAGCGAGCCGTTTTTGCGACACAGTGAAGCAAACTTTAGCCACGTGCGGATGTCCTCCTTGGGCGAGAGGACCAGCGAGTGTACCTGAATGATGCGCTGCCAATCTTCAACGAGCCGTTGGCCTCCGAGCAGCCGGTCCCACCACATCGATTTAATCGTTTCCCGCCGCTCCGGGATGAGCTTGTACTGGATCACCTCCTCCAGCTCGGCCAGCATCTGCACGCACACCATCGCACCGTAGGCTCGTTCGTACGACTCGCCTGCCATTGCCGTGAGCTCCGTGTCGAGGAGGTCGCGCGTCGAATCGATCAAACACTGTGCCAAGTCGTACTGTCGATTGTGCACGGCCAGCACCGCACGATAGAACGCCCCATCCTGGGTGTCCTCGGGGATGCACTGCACGAAACGATGCATTCCTTCCCAATCCTGAAGACCCCATGCGGCCGCCGCGGCCAGCCGACCTGCCTTACTCTGCCCTTCCACCCCCAGCGCGTCCCAGTTTTCTGTCGTGACGTCGTTCAGGGCGGACCACTCGCCCAGTGCCTCGAGGCAACGCATTTTGCCCAGCCGAGACTCCAGGTCGGTAGGATTCGCCTTCAACTTTTCCGCATACAGTGCTCGCGCCTGCTCCCAGCTATGCAACTTCTCGTACCACCGGACCTGCACCTTCATCTCCTCCGAGCTCGACCGGTGTCGTCCGGCGTACTCCAGCAGTCCCTCGGCGGCCTCCTTCTGCTGCAGCTTGTTGTTGATCAGGATCAGCGACTCGAACAGCGATTGGTGGTGCTCCTTCGTCTGGTGGAACTCTTCTTCCTTGTAGTGCAGCGCTTTCGCATACGCCCGACACTCCATCGCCCGCTCGCCCAGAATCTTCGAGTCGATCTTGAGCGGGTAGCTTTCACAGTGCTCCATAAATTCGGCCAGATTCAGCACGGTCTGCGTTATCTCCGGCAGGTCCTGTACCGTCAGCGCCTGGGTCAAGCTGTGCGCCAGGTCTTGCTTGAGCTTATCCGAGAGGTCCGACCAGCAGGACACGAATGCAGCGTTGAACAGGTCCTTCAGCAGCTGCGGGTAGTTTTGTGCAAGTGTAGCACACGAACGTAGGGCGGGGTTTTTCGATTCCTTCAGCAGGATGATGCTCAAACGGCGCAACCACTCCAACCAGTCGTCCTTGGAGACGCGCCGATTGGCCTTGAACATCGTTTCCAGGTCGGACATGGAAACGGGGAACTTTTTGATAGTACTATCGCACGGCAAGGAAATCTCGCGGTTTCTATTGCGCGCCTGCCGTATGCGGAACTCGTCGTCCAGCGCTAGCGTGCTGTTATTCTGCAGCTTCGTTAGCAGCTTCGTGTACTCCACCGAGGCAATCTTGTGCTTGAGCATCACTCGGTTAACGAGCGGCACAAAGACCAGAAATTTGCGTCCGAGCTGGATCATGATCGAGCAGAGCGTTGTAAGAGCGACCGGGCGCAGTTCGGGATAGTTGTCCAGAACGCGTACCAACGGATGCAGGATGCGCGACGAAAAGTCGGTGAAGTCGAGCACCTCAGCCAGATAGTTGATCGTTTGTAGTGCCGTGATGGCCACATTCAGCGGGATGTCGATCGGTTCGAACAGTTTCACTATCGCTGGAATGATCAGATGCAAGAAGTCATCCAGGTTGTTGCCAAAGTTCCGCAACGCCCCGAGCAACTTGACTGTGACCATGCGATCCTTGGAGGTATCGTGAAGCAGCACGCGGAGGATTTGTGGCATTAGCTGAGGAAGGTACACCTTAAATTCGCACCCAAGGGCTATCGCGATCTTTTCCACAAGATTAATGATCGTGGGCTGCAGTGATGCAGCGGCAGTCGAATTTGTCTGACCACCGTTTCCTCCCATCGTCCAGAAGGTCTTGATGAGTTCAAAAATATCATCCATGAAGCCTATTATGTGCTGCTTTACGATGGAAATTAATGTCGAAAGCTGCTGGAAAAGGTACTCTTTGAGGCTCATCTCGGCCGTGacgatatttttcaaaaggcAAGGCAAAACCTGCGATAAGTAGGGTACTCCCTTGATTCCCAGACTGGTGAAGGTGAATGTGATCGCTTGCACCACGCTCAGGTGATGATTGGAGAGTGTTGGGTCACGTAAGATTTTCATTAGCGTCGAGATCACCACCGCCGGATAGTACTCGTCCAACTGGGTGCTCATGTTGATCAACATTTGCGAGGTAGAGAGATCCGTGTTGTCATTCTCGTTTTTCGTATCCGGCACGGAGatgagaatattgctcgtttgaCTGTCGATAAGTCCGCGGTTCATTTTGTGCTTGTACGGATCGAGTGCCCCGAGTAAGCCTAGCACACGGATCGTCTCCCGGCGTACGTATAGTTGCTGCTCGGTTTTCAAGAAGTTGATTAGGATGTCGATTAGATTCGGGTACTTGTTGTACGGCACCACCACTTGACCCGTCGCGCTGACCAGCTGTCCGAACGTCCACAGCGCTACCGCCCGCTTCTCGGTCGAACCGGCATCACCGAGCATGTCCAGCAGGAGCTGCATCAACTCGTCGGTCCACTTTTGCAAAATATGATACCCTCCGATCACCTCGGCCAGGTCGCCTATCGCACGCAGGATGTTCAAAACCACACCCGGGTTTTGATCGGGTTCTTTTAACTTCGGTACAAGAGAATTCAGTATTGGACTCATGTACGAAGCTACCAATCGCGGTGTGCTAACGATAAGGTGATCCAACATCCTCGCACTCTGCTCTTTGTTTCGGCTGATGCCCGAGTGGTTCATCTCCGTTAGAAGCTGCACCATGGTTTTCCGTAGCGTGGGCATAACGTAGGCCGGATTGATCACCGACAGTCTCCCGACGATGATGATCGCCAGCTCGCGCATCTCGAACGACTCGTCATACAGCGTATTCATCATCGCATTGAGGAACCACGGTTGAGCGAGCTGCGTGTCAAAACTTTCGTCGAGGCATTTCATCACCCGCAAACGCACGGCCGGATCGTCGTCCGACATCCCAACAACGAggattttttccaacaccgaACTGAGTGTACGTGTGAGCGTTTCTGAAACGTCGTTTCCATTATTTCCATTCGCTAGGAGCGCCAGTTTCAATAAAAGCGTGCACGTATGGACTGCTTCGATGCGAATCTCCTGCTGATCACTGTTCAAAAAATGATCTGCGCAGCGCTGCACGAACTGCAACAGACTGCAGCCTTCGAAATTGAACGTCCCCAGTGTTTGCAGTGCAAGAACGATGGTGGCCGTATCGTGGACTTGTGCTTGACCCGGCTGTGTCGACtgcagttgctgctgctcgaaATTACCCATGTATCCGGCGGGGGAAACGAGCGAGTGTGACTTGGGTAAAACAAATTGCGGCAACGGACGATTCATCAATACATAGTACAGGATCTTGAGGAGCCCAGACGTTATTTCCGGCTGCGTTTCCGGTACGGTTTCGCACAGTTCACGCAGGCATATAATTAATCCCGGGCTCAGCCCAGTCGAAAGCATTGGGGCTATGATTTCTTTAATCTCATGTTTAATGCTGCTCCTAAGCGCATGCCCCAGAAGCATTACGCACATAAACACGGAATGGTCTACCGGAGCTTTTCTCTTGCTCTGCGTGTCTTTCGGTGGTAGTGCACTCCCAATCAGCTCCATGATACTTTTGGTGTAGGGCTCAATGTCCTTTTCTACTGCCACCGCAATGTAGCCCAGAGCAATGAAGGCTGCATTGCGTTCCTTTTCCTTGCTTCGCAGCAGCGTCAGCAGATAGCTAACAACGGTACGCAAATGCAAACGGACGAATTCCTCTCGATTGAACGCGGCCAAACGGGGAAAGATAGCTAGCAAGGTTTGAATAACGTAGGGTGATTTCGAGCTTCGCTGGTCGAGTACCGTCTGGCATATGGTGTCATACTTTTCCTTTACGAGCGCACGATAAAGCGCACTCTCTTGAACGCTGTTGTTTTGCCGGAAGAATTTCATATCGGTCACCACATCGTAGTAGCGCGAACTGTAGCTGACCGTACCCGAGTGTCTACCGGATGAATGTCCTCCAAGTTTTTGCATAAAAGGCACACGAATACGAGGAAAGAATCCTTCACCTTGCGCCTGTGGTCTTATCGATCGCCTCTGGTTTACATTTAGGCTATCCAGCTGCATGTATTTCTTTTCCCACGCAGCATGCGTACAGCGCAGGATTTCGTTGAACACGATAAGAGACCCGTGGATGCGGTCGTCCCGGTTGAGGTTTTTCTCGCGCACCGGAACCTCGCGCAAACACTCAAAGGCCTGATCGTAACAGTTCATATGCCACTGGGTGTTGTTACTCTGCTTGGTACCCTCCCGCTGGGAGGTTAGAATCAACACTGCCCGCAACGCCTGGCCGGCACCTTCGCGAATGACCGCCTTCGGGTCCTTGATGGCAACAAAAATGTGATCGAAGAAGCTTCCCACTTGCTGGTAGAAAAAGGTTGGCATGGCAACCGCTAACTCGCGCAGTACCAATACAGCCGCCTGTCGCTTGTTTTCCGCTCGATCTTCCGAAAGCCACTCGAATGCCCGCTTGATATCAAACTCAAATGAACTGGCCCCGTTGGAACCGGGTAGCAACGCTAGCTTCACAAGGACCTTTGCCGCCAGCTCCATAACGCATACATCGCTGACGGGTAGCAGGTTGCGCAGATTATTCGAATAACGAGAAATCTTGTTCGTCGTATTCACAACATCACCATTGATGAGACAATCTAGAAAACAGAGAAAGatagaatcaaaacaaaccgtgCGATTTGGTGCTTAGGAAGGGATTATTACCGATAGCTAAAATTCCTCCTTTCTTCTCATTGTTATCCGAGCTGGTGAGCATTTCGAATATGTAATGATTGAAATCCTCGAAGAACATGTCGTCGGGTGTTTCACGAAGCTCCGTTTTCACGTACAGCGACAGCTCCTGGATAGCCTTGTTCTGCACATCCTTGTTGCGGGACTTGAGCCCGTTCACGAATTGTAACACTTTTATCATCGACATCTTCACGCTTTTTTCTTCGACGGCACAGAAAACAGTGTTTATGTTCGAACCGATACGATTATtgtggtattatttttaaaccaccAACCAAAACATACCGCCGCCGCCCGACAAGCGATGTTACTCACATGAATTCACTTGAACTACATACGATACGCACACTACACAACACAATCCGCCGCAATTACGGTGCTCCTGTAGGTATACACAGTTCACGCAACCTCCGTCAGACTTGGATAAAATTCACAAATTTCGCCTACGAAAGGTACACAAAACCGCTTCCCTCCATTTGCAACCAACGCAGTGAGAATCAGGGTCGGATCTAACGGGGTACTTGTAATCTTGGAGCGATTTTTTAcaggattattttattaatttcaagACTGAGGCGGTACCACCTCAGGTTGCGTGTCCTACAGCTGCGCAAAACTAATGGGTGGCCAAAGTATTTAAACTGAAAGGTAGCATATATGCACAAGCGAACTCTCaaagagtttttcttttcaagtaGCCAACCGGAAGGTAGTTATTTCTTGGAATtggattcaatttaatttcccAGTGATTTTTAGCAATTTTTTACGATAgcaatcgaaataaaaaagctATTTACTTCATTCTTGCCTTCTATGGTTTCACCTACATGTACTTCATTTACTTTGAGTTGACATGAACGATGAATTCCCCACCTTCCGACCAAAACACTAGAGAAAATTTACATCAGGCATCTGTTTGTTTGCTAATCCAGTCGCAAAGCGGAAGATTACCCCGTTCGATCCTGGTCCACCGCTCACGCAAGCTGATAATTTCTGGGATAGCTTAACTAGTAAGGCTTCTAGGAGTAAGTCGCGTGCATAAAATGGATAATCTTATTTAGAAACAACCTTCTCTGCCTTCAACATGGTTCGCATTTCAGCAGCAAAGGTGACCAATACGCCAGACAGAATGGAGcccaaaaaaggaaataatatCAACATTTAACCCGAGCTCTGGTGATATTTTTGCATTAGCGACAACGGAATTTCGAGTTTGTGCAACAGTGGACAAAACCAGCGCAATAGTGGCGAAACGACGACCTACGAAAATGGCCCTGAATGGATTTTTGGAGTTTTTCCAGCGGGAGAAAACCTTTCGTCCAAAGAAACGCTTCACGCAGGGGACGATTCGCTACTCGTTGCACAAGCAGGCTAATGCTAGTCTCCAGTCTGGGATTAATCTGAAAGAGGTGGTTAAATTACCTCAAGGAGAAAACATGAACGATTGGCTCGCAGTGCATGTGGTGGATTTCTTCAACCGTATCAATCTCATCTACGGCACTATATCGGAGTACTGTAACGAAACAACTTGCAAAACAATGAGCGGTGGTGCCAAGTATGAATACCTCTGGGCGGACGGTGAAACCTACAAAAAGCCCATACAACTACCCGCACCTCGGTACATCGAGCTGCTTATGGATTGGGTGGAAAACCAGATAAATAACGAACACCTCTTCCCCGTGTCGACGGATGTGCCATTCCCAAAGACGTTTCCAAGTTTATGCAAAAAAATCCTCACCAGGTTGTTTCGAGTGTTTGTGCATGTCTACATCCATCACTTCGATCGGATTTTCAGTATTGGCGCGGTAAGTCAATAGAAATCGTCTTGGTTTCCAGTTCAATACCATTTAAAGACGAACTTTAACCCCAACAGGAAGCGCACGTGAACACATGCTACAAGCATTTCTACTACTTCGTTGCTGAGTTCGATCTGATGTCAGCGAAAGAGTTGGAACCGCTTGCGGTCATGACGGCGCAGATGTGTAAAGACTAAAGGAGACGATTCGCTTTAAAAGGGCCAAACACGCAGATGAAGATGTCTCCACGAGCATACAAGCCAACCATGCTTGGTCCATACAAAAGTTGTCAAGTggcaagcaagcaaacaaacctACGGACAAGTTGTTTGACTATGCATACTTGTGAAAaaggggaagagaaaaatggaaaaagcaaacaaaaaatatcttAAACAAATGGCGGTGAATAACAAAAGCTGGTCgtgtttttcgctttttaaTAAAACCGAATGACTGTTCGATGAAGCAAAAATAACTTCGCTTCCTTATACTAACTAGGCGATGATTCCGAACTGAACAATGATGTTTACTGTGAGGTACGATGTGCATTACTTTTGTGGATCGCATTCGCGATTTGTTTATTCTGACTTGACACACTATGGCGTGGGCAGTTTCAGACGAGAAACAAGCAACATATTATTCCAAGATAGATCATATGTAGTGCTGCTTACCAGCattatcaaaacaaagtttACGGGGATAGATCATAGGAGCACTTTGCTTTTCCCTCTACAGGGTGATGACTCTGTTAAATCTTTCTGTTACTATATTTTGCAATAGTTTGTTCATTGTATTTTCTGCTATTACTCACAAGTAACTTGTTTGCTACTTTCCCTGGGTAGTGTTGTATGTTGTAGCATAATTCATAATGTCTTCTCATCGATGTTGCTAATGCAGCCACACCAGAGCATATTGCTTCTTTCTCCCTCCCAGTCTTTCTGCATAGAATGTGTCAGGATTCTCCGGAAATGCTTATTttgatcaaatcaaatatctTCTACCGCAACCACAAGCACTAGACGACTGACTTTCACTCTTCACGTTGGCAACTCTCTAGCCAACTATCAATCCGCACCCGAGCCGGAATTGATTTTTTGTGTGGTTCAGTAAACCACTGAGAGCAAAAGTGAAAGGTAAGGGCTGTAGCTTCTTCTCCAAGACGGCTCCAACCGTCCAGTTGCTGTCCACCATTCCTCGGAACACAAGGTCCGACTTTGGTAGGTCAATTTGATAGCCAATAGTGGCAACGGCTTCCTGCATGCGAAAACTGGTCTCCACTTCAGCTCCGATTTGCAACTGCTCGCTGGCACGCTGGTAGTAACAGAGATGAATTCCGGCCGCCCCGACCGTCCCGGACCATGTGAAAAGATCGGTGGCATACCTTTGCGTAGCGTATGGAATGGTAATGAAGAGTAGGTAATAAGAATTACTTTAACCCAGCAACAATTTGATCCTCTTTATGAGGTTACTAACCTTGCTGCCGCTGACATTAAAGCAATTTGTCCACCAGGAACTGCTGGACCATACTGGTATGCAAATTCGCCTCCCATAGACAGATGATTGGTAACGGCTTGTAAGTAGTGTGCCACAATGACACCAGAGTTATTGATTAGATTTGGGTTACCAACGGTAAGCGAGGTCGTGTAGTTCGATCCCTTATAGTCCGTCGTTAGTTGGGCGGCAGTGACCTTACTGCTTTGGATCTAAAAGTGACCAAAAGATAGTATTATTTCTTAAAGGTCGTATACCCAAGGGAGTTTTGTTCGCACATACCTGAGAAGCAAATTTGCACCGAACCTGCGGAGTCAACTGGTGAATAATGTTTGCATTCAGGTTTCCCGAAGGATCAATGTCCCCAAGCACAACGGGGAATGCTTCCGTTGGGGACAGCTGTTTCGTACCGACGTACATGGCGCCG
Coding sequences within:
- the LOC131266893 gene encoding serine/threonine-protein kinase Tor isoform X2, translated to MSMIKVLQFVNGLKSRNKDVQNKAIQELSLYVKTELRETPDDMFFEDFNHYIFEMLTSSDNNEKKGGILAIDCLINGDVVNTTNKISRYSNNLRNLLPVSDVCVMELAAKVLVKLALLPGSNGASSFEFDIKRAFEWLSEDRAENKRQAAVLVLRELAVAMPTFFYQQVGSFFDHIFVAIKDPKAVIREGAGQALRAVLILTSQREGTKQSNNTQWHMNCYDQAFECLREVPVREKNLNRDDRIHGSLIVFNEILRCTHAAWEKKYMQLDSLNVNQRRSIRPQAQGEGFFPRIRVPFMQKLGGHSSGRHSGTVSYSSRYYDVVTDMKFFRQNNSVQESALYRALVKEKYDTICQTVLDQRSSKSPYVIQTLLAIFPRLAAFNREEFVRLHLRTVVSYLLTLLRSKEKERNAAFIALGYIAVAVEKDIEPYTKSIMELIGSALPPKDTQSKRKAPVDHSVFMCVMLLGHALRSSIKHEIKEIIAPMLSTGLSPGLIICLRELCETVPETQPEITSGLLKILYYVLMNRPLPQFVLPKSHSLVSPAGYMAQVHDTATIVLALQTLGTFNFEGCSLLQFVQRCADHFLNSDQQEIRIEAVHTCTLLLKLALLANGNNGNDVSETLTRTLSSVLEKILVVGMSDDDPAVRLRVMKCLDESFDTQLAQPWFLNAMMNTLYDESFEMRELAIIIVGRLSVINPAYVMPTLRKTMVQLLTEMNHSGISRNKEQSARMLDHLIVSTPRLVASYMSPILNSLVPKLKEPDQNPGVVLNILRAIGDLAEVIGGYHILQKWTDELMQLLLDMLGDAGSTEKRAVALWTFGQLVSATGQVVVPYNKYPNLIDILINFLKTEQQLYVRRETIRVLGLLGALDPYKHKMNRGLIDSQTSNILISVPDTKNENDNTDLSTSQMLINMSTQLDEYYPAVVISTLMKILRDPTLSNHHLSVVQAITFTFTSLGIKGVPYLSQVLPCLLKNIVTAEMSLKEYLFQQLSTLISIVKQHIIGFMDDIFELIKTFWTMGGNGGQTNSTAAASLQPTIINLVEKIAIALGCEFKVYLPQLMPQILRVLLHDTSKDRMVTVKLLGALRNFGNNLDDFLHLIIPAIVKLFEPIDIPLNVAITALQTINYLAEVLDFTDFSSRILHPLVRVLDNYPELRPVALTTLCSIMIQLGRKFLVFVPLVNRVMLKHKIASVEYTKLLTKLQNNSTLALDDEFRIRQARNRNREISLPCDSTIKKFPVSMSDLETMFKANRRVSKDDWLEWLRRLSIILLKESKNPALRSCATLAQNYPQLLKDLFNAAFVSCWSDLSDKLKQDLAHSLTQALTVQDLPEITQTVLNLAEFMEHCESYPLKIDSKILGERAMECRAYAKALHYKEEEFHQTKEHHQSLFESLILINNKLQQKEAAEGLLEYAGRHRSSSEEMKVQVRWYEKLHSWEQARALYAEKLKANPTDLESRLGKMRCLEALGEWSALNDVTTENWDALGVEGQSKAGRLAAAAAWGLQDWEGMHRFVQCIPEDTQDGAFYRAVLAVHNRQYDLAQCLIDSTRDLLDTELTAMAGESYERAYGAMVCVQMLAELEEVIQYKLIPERRETIKSMWWDRLLGGQRLVEDWQRIIQVHSLVLSPKEDIRTWLKFASLCRKNGSLKLSEKTLVMLLEYDPMQKLNQALPIDKPHVTFAYTKHLHMAGYVKEAYDHLNRFVSSFVPHTGFAAASPGAPEELKDENRRLLARCYLKLGLWQSSAEGGMKDSQTINSVLSCYGRATKHDPNWYKAWHNWAYMNFEVVQTKKQQDEFTKNPGSAAERTMIKHYAVPAVRGFFQSINLSQGNSLQDTLRLLTLWFDHAQYEEVYEALVEGMRVIDKNTWLQVIPQLIARIDTPRNLVGQLIHYLLTEIGKTHPQALVYPLTVASKSAPGTRKQAAHKILTNMCEHSSTLVNQVLLISEELIRVAILWHEQWHEGLEEASRLYFGDHNVAGMLAILEPLHAMLQRGPQTLKESSFNQAYGRDLTEAQEWCKHYKNSRNIHDLNQAWDLYYHVFRRISRQLVQLTSLELQYVSPKLLACRNLELAVPGSYTPGQNLICIASIDPNLSIISSKQRPRKLTIRGSNGKNYMFLLKGHEDLRQDERVMQLFGLVNTLLLNDRDTFRRNLTIQRYAVIPLSTNSGLIGWVPNCDTLHKLIREYRDSKKTMLNIEHRIMLRMAPDYDHLTLMQKVEVFEHALEQTKGDDLAKLLWLKSPSSEVWFDRRTNYIRSLAVMSMVGYILGLGDRHPSNLMLDRLSGKILHIDFGDCFEVAMTREKFPEKIPFRLTRMLINAMEVTGIEGTYRRTCESVMHVLRRNKDSLMAVLEAFVYDPLLNWRLVEADRLRRSKNAGDMEGASGSMDDDSILSYNARRDARMNELNAGMMNMTVGGNGGGGQAQQQGTAINAAARGAVATVPVPNPDGVQATTSGGAVPAVGGGDVPDGNTAAQQNPVDVTNKKARAIVDRVKDKLTGKDFGKPEPVAVNRQIDLLIQQATSNENLCQCYIGWCPFW